In Methanothermobacter tenebrarum, the sequence GCTGGTGAAAAAATCCTCGGAGCAAGACTCATAGGCATACCCCCAATACCCATTGGCATCAACAAAGAAAAGAAAACAATCATGATACCCTATACCAAACCCTGTTATGGGACGGCCGTAGTCGAAATACCAGTAAACGAGGGGGAAATAGAGAAGATAAAAAAGGTTGCGATAAAATAACCCCAATAGGGGGTGCACTATTATTATAACCACAGTAGTTGGAAGTTACCCAAGCCAACCATCCAAACCAAGAAACTGGAGAGAAAAACTACTCAACATAATAGGATCCTATGACCCCTACAAACATGCAATTAAAATAGCAGTTAAAGACCAGATAAAAGCAGGTATAGATATAATCTCCGACGGACAAGTACGCGGGGACATGATAAGCATCTTCGCATCAAAAATCCCAGGAATGAAAGTTGAAAATGGCACATCAAAGATAATATCCCGCATACTACCACCCCAGAACCCCATAGGCGCCCAAGACCTCAAATTTTCACAGAGAATCATAAAAAAACTCGGAGGCGGACAAAAGATCAAGGGTATAATCACAGGCCCCACCACACTAGTCCACTCCTCCAGGATCGAAGGCTTCTATGAAAATAAAGAAAAGGCCATAATGGACATGGCAGAAGCCCTAAAAAGAGAAGCATCATACCTTGAAGAAGCCGGAGCTTCAATGATACAAATAGACGAACCATTCCTATCCACCGGCACCGTCAACATCAAAACAGCCAAAAAAGCAGTTAAAAGGATATCAGATGTTATAAGCGTCCCAGTAGCCCTACACGCTTGTGGAGATATAAGAGAAGTCTTCGAAGACCTTCTAAAATTCAACGTGGAGATAATAGATTGTGAATTCGCAGGAAACCCAAAAAACCTAGAAATCATCAAGGACGCCGAACTAAAAGACAAAAAAATAGGATTCGGATGCATCGACACAAAAAGCCAAAAAATAGAAACTATAAAAGAAATAAAAAACCTCATCAAAAAAGGTATAAAAGTAATCGGAGAAGAAAAAATCATCATAGACCCAGACTGTGGGATGAGAAAACTCCCAAGGAACGTGGCATTCTCCAAACTCAAAAACATGGTGGAGGCGGCTAATGCCCTACAAGATAACAGCCAATGAAATCAAAGACGGATGGCAAAAACTAATCAAAAAAATACTCAAAGAAGGCAAACCAATAAAAGACGAAAGAGGCACAAGGACGTTAGAGATCCTCAACGCAATAGTAGAAATCCAGAGACCATTCAGACCAAACTTCTACCACATAAACGAGGAAATAGAAACCCCAAAAGGGTACTTCTGGAGTGGTGAAAAACTCAAAGAGTATGCAAACCAATTCCTCAAACCAGACAAAAAAGGATTCATCTACACCTACGGAAACAGACTAAGAAGCCACTTCAAAGTCGACCAAGTAGAAGAGGCCATAAAGCGTTTAAAAAACTTCAAAAAGACGCGAAGGGCCACAATGATAACATGGGACCCCCAAGTCGACACAAAAGAAGATGAAGTACCATGCATGATACTAATAGACTTCAAAATCAGAGGCAACAAACTCTACACAACAGGTGTCTGGAGGTCCCATGACATCTACGGAGCATGGTTCCCCAATGCAGTAGGCCTAGCACACCTTGCAAAATATGTTGCAGAAAAAACAGGGACAAAAGTGGGCCCCATAACAATCCACAGTATAAGCGCCCACATATACGAGGTTAACTTCGAAGAAGCCAAAAAAATGATGAGGTGATAAAATATGGTAAGTGTAAATTTAAAAGCTAAAAAAATCCTAGATGAGATGATATCAAAAGCGGACGATCTTAAAATAAAAGTGCAAAGACTGGATAATGGTTCAACAGTCCTGGACTGTGGAGTGAACGTGGAAGGGAGTATAAAAGCCGGTGAACTCTACACCAAAGTCTGTCTTGGAGGGCTTGCA encodes:
- a CDS encoding methionine synthase, which gives rise to MTTVVGSYPSQPSKPRNWREKLLNIIGSYDPYKHAIKIAVKDQIKAGIDIISDGQVRGDMISIFASKIPGMKVENGTSKIISRILPPQNPIGAQDLKFSQRIIKKLGGGQKIKGIITGPTTLVHSSRIEGFYENKEKAIMDMAEALKREASYLEEAGASMIQIDEPFLSTGTVNIKTAKKAVKRISDVISVPVALHACGDIREVFEDLLKFNVEIIDCEFAGNPKNLEIIKDAELKDKKIGFGCIDTKSQKIETIKEIKNLIKKGIKVIGEEKIIIDPDCGMRKLPRNVAFSKLKNMVEAANALQDNSQ
- a CDS encoding thymidylate synthase; protein product: MPYKITANEIKDGWQKLIKKILKEGKPIKDERGTRTLEILNAIVEIQRPFRPNFYHINEEIETPKGYFWSGEKLKEYANQFLKPDKKGFIYTYGNRLRSHFKVDQVEEAIKRLKNFKKTRRATMITWDPQVDTKEDEVPCMILIDFKIRGNKLYTTGVWRSHDIYGAWFPNAVGLAHLAKYVAEKTGTKVGPITIHSISAHIYEVNFEEAKKMMR
- a CDS encoding DUF1894 domain-containing protein, with translation MSFCLETYLQQSEDYKIHISRAGYRECAKLIKEKAAKVLYVKAGEKILGARLIGIPPIPIGINKEKKTIMIPYTKPCYGTAVVEIPVNEGEIEKIKKVAIK